Proteins encoded in a region of the Suricata suricatta isolate VVHF042 chromosome 10, meerkat_22Aug2017_6uvM2_HiC, whole genome shotgun sequence genome:
- the CHD4 gene encoding chromodomain-helicase-DNA-binding protein 4 isoform X6, translating into MASGLGSPSPCSAGSEEEDMDALLNNSLPPPHPENEEDPEEDLSEAETPKLKKKKKPKKPRDPKIPKSKRQKKELGDSSGEGPEFVEEEEEVALRSDSEGSDYTPGKKKKKKLGPKKEKKSKSKRKEEEEEEDDDDDSKEPKSSAQLLEDWGMEDIDHVFSEEDYRTLTNYKAFSQFVRPLIAAKNPKIAVSKMMMVLGAKWREFSTNNPFKGSSGASVAAAAAAAVAVVESMVTATEVAPPPPPVEVPIRKAKTKEGKGPNARRKPKGSPRVPDAKKPKPKKVAPLKIKLGGFGSKRKRSSSEDDDLDVESDFDDASINSYSVSDGSTSRSSRSRKKLRTSKKKKKGEEEVTAVDGYETDHQDYCEVCQQGGEIILCDTCPRAYHMVCLDPDMEKAPEGKWSCPHCEKEGIQWEAKEDNSEGEEILEEVGGDPEEEDDHHMEFCRVCKDGGELLCCDTCPSSYHIHCLNPPLPEIPNGEWLCPRCTCPALKGKVQKILIWKWGQPPSPTPVPRPPDADPNTPSPKPLEGRPERQFFVKWQGMSYWHCSWVSELQLELHCQVMFRNYQRKNDMDEPPSGDFGGDEEKSRKRKNKDPKFAEMEERFYRYGIKPEWMMIHRILNHSVDKKGHVHYLIKWRDLPYDQASWESEDVEIQDYDLFKQSYWNHRELMRGEEGRPGKKLKKVKLRKLERPPETPTVDPTVKYERQPEYLDATGGTLHPYQMEGLNWLRFSWAQGTDTILADEMGLGKTVQTAVFLYSLYKEGHSKGPFLVSAPLSTIINWEREFEMWAPDMYVVTYVGDKDSRAIIRENEFSFEDNAIRGGKKASRMKKEASVKFHVLLTSYELITIDMAILGSIDWACLIVDEAHRLKNNQSKFFRVLNGYSLQHKLLLTGTPLQNNLEELFHLLNFLTPERFHNLEGFLEEFADIAKEDQIKKLHDMLGPHMLRRLKADVFKNMPSKTELIVRVELSPMQKKYYKYILTRNFEALNARGGGNQVSLLNVVMDLKKCCNHPYLFPVAAMEAPKMPNGMYDGSALIRASGKLLLLQKMLKNLKEGGHRVLIFSQMTKMLDLLEDFLEHEGYKYERIDGGITGNMRQEAIDRFNAPGAQQFCFLLSTRAGGLGINLATADTVIIYDSDWNPHNDIQAFSRAHRIGQNKKVMIYRFVTRASVEERITQVAKKKMMLTHLVVRPGLGSKTGSMSKQELDDILKFGTEELFKDEATDGGGDNKEGEDSSVIHYDDKAIERLLDRNQDETEDTELQGMNEYLSSFKVAQYVVREEEMGEEEEVEREIIKQEESVDPDYWEKLLRHHYEQQQEDLARNLGKGKRIRKQVNYNDGSQEDRDWQDDQSDNQSDYSVASEEGDEDFDERSEAPRRPSRKGLRNDKDKPLPPLLARVGGNIEVLGFNARQRKAFLNAIMRYGMPPQDAFTTQWLVRDLRGKSEKEFKAYVSLFMRHLCEPGADGAETFADGVPREGLSRQHVLTRIGVMSLIRKKVQEFEHVNGRWSMPELAEVEENKKMSQPGSPSPKTPTPSTPGDTQPNTPAPAPPAEDGIKIEENSLKEEESTEGEKEVKSAGPEATVECTQPPAPASEDEKVLVEPPEGEEKVEKAEVKERTEEPMETEPKGVADVEKVEEKSAVDLTPIVVEDKEEKKEEEEKKEVMLQNGETPKDLNDEKQKKNIKQRFMFNIADGGFTELHSLWQNEERAATVTKKTYEIWHRRHDYWLLAGIINHGYARWQDIQNDPRYAILNEPFKGEMNRGNFLEIKNKFLARRFKLLEQALVIEEQLRRAAYLNMSEDPSHPSMALNTRFAEVECLAESHQHLSKESMAGNKPANAVLHKVLKQLEELLSDMKADVTRLPATIARIPPVAVRLQMSERNILSRLANRAPEPTPQQVAQQQ; encoded by the exons AAAATGAAGAGGACCCAGAAGAGGATTTGTCAGAAGCAGAGACTCCAAAgctcaagaagaagaaaaagcctaAGAAACCTCGGGACCCTAAAATCCCTAAGAGCAAGCGCCAAAAAAAGGAG CTGGGGGACAGCTCTGGGGAGGGGCCGGAGtttgtggaggaggaggaagaggtggctCTGCGCTCAGACAGTGAGGGCAGCGATTATACCCCtggcaagaagaagaagaagaagctaggacctaagaaagaaaagaagagcaaatccaagcgaaaagaagaggaggaggaggaggatgacgaCGATGATTCAAAG GAGCCTAAGTCATCTGCTCAGCTCCTGGAAGACTGGGGCATGGAAGACATTGACCATGTGTTCTCAGAGGAGGATTATCGCACCCTCACCAACTACAAGGCCTTCAGCCAGTTTGTCCG ACCCCTCATTGCTGCCAAAAACCCCAAGATTGCGGTCTCCAAGATGATGATGGTTTTGGGTGCAAAGTGGCGTGAGTTCAGCACCAACAACCCCTTCAAAGGCAGTTCTGGGGCCTcagtggcggcggcggcggcggcggcggtggctgTGGTGGAGAGCATGGTGACGGCCACAGAAGTtgcaccacctcctccccctgtGGAGGTGCCTATCCGAAAGGCCAAGACCAAGGAGGGCAAAG GTCCCAATGCTCGGAGGAAGCCCAAGGGCAGCCCTCGTGTACCTGATGCCAAGAAGCCTAAACCCAAGAAAGTAGCTCCCCTGAAAATCAAGCTGGGAGGTTTTGGTTCTAAGCGTAAGAGATCCTCG AGTGAGGATGATGACTTAGATGTGGAGTCTGACTTCGATGATGCCAGTATCAATAGCTATTCTGTTTCTGATGGTTCCACCAGCCGCAGTAGCCGCAGCCGCAAGAAACTCCGAACcagtaaaaagaagaagaaag GCGAGGAGGAGGTGACTGCTGTGGATGGTTATGAGACAGACCACCAGGACTATTGCGAGGTGTGCCAGCAAGGCGGTGAGATCATCCTGTGTGATACCTGTCCCCGAGCTTACCACATGGTCTGCCTGGATCCGGATATGGAGAAGGCTCCTGAGGGCAAGTGGAGCTGCCCACACTGT GAGAAGGAAGGCATCCAGTGGGAGGCTAAAGAGGACAATTCGGAGGGTGAGGAGATCCTGGAAGAGGTTGGAGGAGACCCTGAAGAGGAGGATGACCACCATATGGAATTCTGTCGTGTCTGTAAAGATGGTGGGGAGCTGCTTTGCTGTGACACTTGTCCTTCATCCTACCACATCCACTGCCTGAACCCCCCACTTCCAGAGATCCCTAACGGCGAATGGCTCTGTCCCCGTTGTACC TGTCCGGCTCTTAAGGGCAAAGTTCAGAAGATTCTGATCTGGAAGTGGGGTCAGCCACCATCTCCCACACCAGTGCCTCGGCCTCCAGATGCTGATCCCAATACTCCCTCCCCTAAGCCCCTGGAGGGGCGGCCAGAGCGGCAGTTCTTTGTGAAATGGCAAGGCATGTCTTACTGGCACTGCTCCTGGGTGTCTGAACTGCAG TTGGAGCTGCACTGTCAAGTGATGTTCCGAAACTACCAGCGGAAGAATGATATGGATGAACCACCGTCTGGGGACTTTGGTGGTGATGAGGAGAAGAGCCGAAAGCGCAAGAACAAAGACCCTAAATTTGCAGAGATGGAGGAGCGCTTCTATCGCTATGGGATAAAACCTGAGTGGATGATGATCCACCGAATTCTCAACCACAG TGTGGATAAGAAGGGGCATGTCCACTACTTGATCAAGTGGCGGGACCTGCCCTATGATCAGGCATCCTGGGagagtgaggatgtggagatacAGGACTACGACCTGTTCAAGCAAAGCTATTGGAACCACAG GGAGTTAATGAGGGGTGAGGAAGGACGACCAGGCAAGAAGCTCAAGAAAGTGAAGCTGAGGAAGTTGGAGAGGCCTCCTGAAACTCCAACAGTTGAT CCAACGGTGAAGTATGAGCGGCAGCCAGAGTACCTGGATGCTACAGGTGGAACTCTGCACCCCTATCAGATGGAAGGCTTAAACTGGTTGCGTTTCTCCTGGGCTCAGGGCACTGACACCATCTTGGCTGATGAGATGGGCCTTGGGAAGACTGTCCAAACAGCAGTCTTCCTCTATTCTCTCTACAAGGAG gGTCATTCCAAAGGCCCCTTCCTAGTGAGTGCCCCACTTTCTACCATCATCAACTGGGAGCGGGAGTTTGAAATGTGGGCTCCAGATATGTATGTGGTGACGTATGTGGGGGACAAAGACAGCCGTGCCATCATCCGAGAGAATGAGTTCTCCTTTGAAGACAATGCCATTCGTGGTGGCAAGAAAGCCTCTCGCATGAAG AAAGAGGCATCTGTTAAATTCCATGTGTTGCTGACATCTTATGAGTTGATTACCATTGACATGGCCATCTTGGGTTCCATTGATTGGGCGTGTCTCATTGTGGATGAAGCGCATCGACTCAAGAACAATCAGTCAAag TTCTTCCGGGTCTTAAATGGTTACTCGCTCCAACACAAGCTGTTGCTGACTGGGACTCCATTACAAAACAATCTAGAAGAGTTGTTTCATCTGCTCAACTTTCTCACCCCAGAGAGGTTCCA caatttggaaggcttcttggaagagTTTGCAGACATTGCCAAGGAGGACCAGATTAAAAAACTGCACGATATGCTGGGCCCTCACATGTTGCGGCGGCTCAAAGCTGATGTGTTCAAAAATATGCCATCCAAGACTGAACTGATTGTGCGTGTGGAGCTGAGCCCTATGCAGAA GAAATACTACAAGTACATCCTCACTCGAAATTTTGAAGCCCTCAATGCTCGAGGGGGTGGCAACCAGGTCTCTCTGTTGAATGTGGTGATGGATCTTAAGAAGTGCTGCAACCATCCGTATCTTTTCCCTGTGGCTGCAATG GAAGCCCCTAAAATGCCTAATGGCATGTACGATGGCAGTGCCCTAATCCGAGCATCTGGGAAATTATTGCTGCTACAGAAGATGCTTAAGAACCTTAAGGAGGGTGGGCACCGTGTACTCATCTTCTCTCAG ATGACCAAGATGCTGGACCTGTTGGAGGATTTCTTGGAACATGAAGGTTATAAGTATGAACGTATTGATGGTGGGATAACTGGGAACATGCGGCAAGAAGCCATCGACCGCTTCAATG CACCGGGTGCTCAACAGTTCTGCTTCTTGCTTTCTACTCGAGCTGGGGGCCTTGGAATCAATCTGGCCACTGCTGACACAGTTATTATCTATGACTCTGACTGGAACCCCCATAATGACATCCAG GCTTTTAGTAGAGCTCACCGAATTGGACAGAATAAGAAGGTGATGATATATCGGTTTGTGACCCGTGCGTCAGTGGAGGAACGCATCACGCAGGTGGCAAAGAAGAAGATGATGCTGACGCATCTAGTGGTTCGGCCTGGGCTGGGCTCCAAGACTGGATCCATGTCCAAACAGGAGCTTGATGACATCCTCAAGTTTGGCACTGAGGAACTATTTAAGGATGAAGCCACAGATGGAG GAGGAGACAACAAAGAGGGGGAAGATAGCAGTGTTATCCACTATGATGACAAGGCCATTGAGCGACTTCTGGACCGTAACCAGGATgagacagaagacacagaattgcaGGGCATGAATGAATATTTGAGCTCATTCAAAGTGGCCCAGTACGTGGTGCGGGAAGAAGAGATGGGG gaggaagaggaggtagaACGAGAAAtcataaaacaggaagaaagtgtGGATCCTGACTACTGGGAGAAATTGCTGCGGCACCATTATGAGCAGCAGCAAGAAGATCTAGCCCGAAATCTgggcaaaggaaaaagaatccgTAAACAGGTCAACTACAATGATGGCTCCCAGGAGGACCGAG atTGGCAGGACGACCAGTCCGACAACCAGTCCGATTATTCAGTGGCCTCAGAGGAAGGTGATGAAGACTTTGATGAACGTTCAGAAG CTCCCCGCAGGCCCAGTCGTAAGGGCCTGCGGAATGATAAAGATAAGCCATTGCCTCCTCTGTTGGCCCGTGTTGGTGGGAATATTGAA GTACTTGGCTTTAATGCTCGTCAGCGAAAAGCTTTTCTTAATGCAATTATGCGATATGGGATGCCACCTCAGGATGCTTTTACTACCCAGTGGCTTGTGAGAGATTTGCGAGGCAAATCAGAGAAAGAGTTCAA AGcttatgtgtctctttttatgcgACATTTATGTGAGCCTGGAGCAGATGGGGCTGAGACCTTTGCTGATGGTGTCCCCCGAGAAGGCCTGTCCCGCCAGCATGTCCTTACTAGGATTGGTGTCATGTCCTTGATTCGAAAGAAG GTTCAGGAGTTTGAACATGTCAATGGACGCTGGAGCATGCCTGAACTTGCTGAAGTAGAGGAGAACAAGAAAATGTCGCAGCCAGGGTCACCTTCCCCAAAGACTCCTACACCCTCCACTCCAGGGGACACACAACCCAATacccctgcacctgccccacCTGCCG AGGATGGGATAAAAATAGAGGAGAATAGCCTCAAAGAAGAGGAGAgtacagaaggagaaaaggaggttAAATCTGCAGGCCCAGAAGCCACTGTCGAG tgtACACaaccccctgcccctgcctcagaGGATGAAAAAGTCCTTGTTGAACCTCccgagggagaggagaaagtggaaaaggcagaggtgaaagagagaacagaggaacCGATGGAGACAGAGCCCAAAG GTGTTGCTGATGTGGAGAAGGTAGAGGAGAAATCAGCAGTAGATCTGACCCCCATTGTGGTAGAGGACAAAG aagagaagaaagaagaagaagagaaaaaagaggtgaTGCTTCAGAATGGAGAGACCCCCAAGGACCTGAATGatgagaagcagaaaaaaaatattaaacagcgATTCATGTTCAACATTGCGGATGGTGGTTTTACTG AGTTGCACTCCCTTTGGCAGAATGAGGAGCGGGCAGCCACGGTCACCAAGAAGACTTACGAGATCTGGCATCGGCGGCACGACTACTGGCTGCTGGCTGGCATCATAAA CCATGGCTATGCACGGTGGCAAGACATCCAAAATGACCCACGCTATGCCATCCTCAATGAACCTTTCAAGGGTGAAATGAATCGTGGCAATTTCTTAGAGATCAAGAATAAGTTTCTAGCCCGAAGGTTCAAG
- the CHD4 gene encoding chromodomain-helicase-DNA-binding protein 4 isoform X4, giving the protein MASGLGSPSPCSAGSEEEDMDALLNNSLPPPHPENEEDPEEDLSEAETPKLKKKKKPKKPRDPKIPKSKRQKKERMLLCRQLGDSSGEGPEFVEEEEEVALRSDSEGSDYTPGKKKKKKLGPKKEKKSKSKRKEEEEEEDDDDDSKEPKSSAQLLEDWGMEDIDHVFSEEDYRTLTNYKAFSQFVRPLIAAKNPKIAVSKMMMVLGAKWREFSTNNPFKGSSGASVAAAAAAAVAVVESMVTATEVAPPPPPVEVPIRKAKTKEGKGPNARRKPKGSPRVPDAKKPKPKKVAPLKIKLGGFGSKRKRSSSEDDDLDVESDFDDASINSYSVSDGSTSRSSRSRKKLRTSKKKKKGEEEVTAVDGYETDHQDYCEVCQQGGEIILCDTCPRAYHMVCLDPDMEKAPEGKWSCPHCEKEGIQWEAKEDNSEGEEILEEVGGDPEEEDDHHMEFCRVCKDGGELLCCDTCPSSYHIHCLNPPLPEIPNGEWLCPRCTCPALKGKVQKILIWKWGQPPSPTPVPRPPDADPNTPSPKPLEGRPERQFFVKWQGMSYWHCSWVSELQLELHCQVMFRNYQRKNDMDEPPSGDFGGDEEKSRKRKNKDPKFAEMEERFYRYGIKPEWMMIHRILNHSVDKKGHVHYLIKWRDLPYDQASWESEDVEIQDYDLFKQSYWNHRELMRGEEGRPGKKLKKVKLRKLERPPETPTVDPTVKYERQPEYLDATGGTLHPYQMEGLNWLRFSWAQGTDTILADEMGLGKTVQTAVFLYSLYKEGHSKGPFLVSAPLSTIINWEREFEMWAPDMYVVTYVGDKDSRAIIRENEFSFEDNAIRGGKKASRMKKEASVKFHVLLTSYELITIDMAILGSIDWACLIVDEAHRLKNNQSKFFRVLNGYSLQHKLLLTGTPLQNNLEELFHLLNFLTPERFHNLEGFLEEFADIAKEDQIKKLHDMLGPHMLRRLKADVFKNMPSKTELIVRVELSPMQKKYYKYILTRNFEALNARGGGNQVSLLNVVMDLKKCCNHPYLFPVAAMEAPKMPNGMYDGSALIRASGKLLLLQKMLKNLKEGGHRVLIFSQMTKMLDLLEDFLEHEGYKYERIDGGITGNMRQEAIDRFNAPGAQQFCFLLSTRAGGLGINLATADTVIIYDSDWNPHNDIQAFSRAHRIGQNKKVMIYRFVTRASVEERITQVAKKKMMLTHLVVRPGLGSKTGSMSKQELDDILKFGTEELFKDEATDGGGDNKEGEDSSVIHYDDKAIERLLDRNQDETEDTELQGMNEYLSSFKVAQYVVREEEMGEEEVEREIIKQEESVDPDYWEKLLRHHYEQQQEDLARNLGKGKRIRKQVNYNDGSQEDRDWQDDQSDNQSDYSVASEEGDEDFDERSEAPRRPSRKGLRNDKDKPLPPLLARVGGNIEVLGFNARQRKAFLNAIMRYGMPPQDAFTTQWLVRDLRGKSEKEFKAYVSLFMRHLCEPGADGAETFADGVPREGLSRQHVLTRIGVMSLIRKKVQEFEHVNGRWSMPELAEVEENKKMSQPGSPSPKTPTPSTPGDTQPNTPAPAPPAEDGIKIEENSLKEEESTEGEKEVKSAGPEATVECTQPPAPASEDEKVLVEPPEGEEKVEKAEVKERTEEPMETEPKGVADVEKVEEKSAVDLTPIVVEDKEEKKEEEEKKEVMLQNGETPKDLNDEKQKKNIKQRFMFNIADGGFTELHSLWQNEERAATVTKKTYEIWHRRHDYWLLAGIINHGYARWQDIQNDPRYAILNEPFKGEMNRGNFLEIKNKFLARRFKLLEQALVIEEQLRRAAYLNMSEDPSHPSMALNTRFAEVECLAESHQHLSKESMAGNKPANAVLHKGILKQLEELLSDMKADVTRLPATIARIPPVAVRLQMSERNILSRLANRAPEPTPQQVAQQQ; this is encoded by the exons AAAATGAAGAGGACCCAGAAGAGGATTTGTCAGAAGCAGAGACTCCAAAgctcaagaagaagaaaaagcctaAGAAACCTCGGGACCCTAAAATCCCTAAGAGCAAGCGCCAAAAAAAGGAG cGTATGCTCTTGTGCCGGCAGCTGGGGGACAGCTCTGGGGAGGGGCCGGAGtttgtggaggaggaggaagaggtggctCTGCGCTCAGACAGTGAGGGCAGCGATTATACCCCtggcaagaagaagaagaagaagctaggacctaagaaagaaaagaagagcaaatccaagcgaaaagaagaggaggaggaggaggatgacgaCGATGATTCAAAG GAGCCTAAGTCATCTGCTCAGCTCCTGGAAGACTGGGGCATGGAAGACATTGACCATGTGTTCTCAGAGGAGGATTATCGCACCCTCACCAACTACAAGGCCTTCAGCCAGTTTGTCCG ACCCCTCATTGCTGCCAAAAACCCCAAGATTGCGGTCTCCAAGATGATGATGGTTTTGGGTGCAAAGTGGCGTGAGTTCAGCACCAACAACCCCTTCAAAGGCAGTTCTGGGGCCTcagtggcggcggcggcggcggcggcggtggctgTGGTGGAGAGCATGGTGACGGCCACAGAAGTtgcaccacctcctccccctgtGGAGGTGCCTATCCGAAAGGCCAAGACCAAGGAGGGCAAAG GTCCCAATGCTCGGAGGAAGCCCAAGGGCAGCCCTCGTGTACCTGATGCCAAGAAGCCTAAACCCAAGAAAGTAGCTCCCCTGAAAATCAAGCTGGGAGGTTTTGGTTCTAAGCGTAAGAGATCCTCG AGTGAGGATGATGACTTAGATGTGGAGTCTGACTTCGATGATGCCAGTATCAATAGCTATTCTGTTTCTGATGGTTCCACCAGCCGCAGTAGCCGCAGCCGCAAGAAACTCCGAACcagtaaaaagaagaagaaag GCGAGGAGGAGGTGACTGCTGTGGATGGTTATGAGACAGACCACCAGGACTATTGCGAGGTGTGCCAGCAAGGCGGTGAGATCATCCTGTGTGATACCTGTCCCCGAGCTTACCACATGGTCTGCCTGGATCCGGATATGGAGAAGGCTCCTGAGGGCAAGTGGAGCTGCCCACACTGT GAGAAGGAAGGCATCCAGTGGGAGGCTAAAGAGGACAATTCGGAGGGTGAGGAGATCCTGGAAGAGGTTGGAGGAGACCCTGAAGAGGAGGATGACCACCATATGGAATTCTGTCGTGTCTGTAAAGATGGTGGGGAGCTGCTTTGCTGTGACACTTGTCCTTCATCCTACCACATCCACTGCCTGAACCCCCCACTTCCAGAGATCCCTAACGGCGAATGGCTCTGTCCCCGTTGTACC TGTCCGGCTCTTAAGGGCAAAGTTCAGAAGATTCTGATCTGGAAGTGGGGTCAGCCACCATCTCCCACACCAGTGCCTCGGCCTCCAGATGCTGATCCCAATACTCCCTCCCCTAAGCCCCTGGAGGGGCGGCCAGAGCGGCAGTTCTTTGTGAAATGGCAAGGCATGTCTTACTGGCACTGCTCCTGGGTGTCTGAACTGCAG TTGGAGCTGCACTGTCAAGTGATGTTCCGAAACTACCAGCGGAAGAATGATATGGATGAACCACCGTCTGGGGACTTTGGTGGTGATGAGGAGAAGAGCCGAAAGCGCAAGAACAAAGACCCTAAATTTGCAGAGATGGAGGAGCGCTTCTATCGCTATGGGATAAAACCTGAGTGGATGATGATCCACCGAATTCTCAACCACAG TGTGGATAAGAAGGGGCATGTCCACTACTTGATCAAGTGGCGGGACCTGCCCTATGATCAGGCATCCTGGGagagtgaggatgtggagatacAGGACTACGACCTGTTCAAGCAAAGCTATTGGAACCACAG GGAGTTAATGAGGGGTGAGGAAGGACGACCAGGCAAGAAGCTCAAGAAAGTGAAGCTGAGGAAGTTGGAGAGGCCTCCTGAAACTCCAACAGTTGAT CCAACGGTGAAGTATGAGCGGCAGCCAGAGTACCTGGATGCTACAGGTGGAACTCTGCACCCCTATCAGATGGAAGGCTTAAACTGGTTGCGTTTCTCCTGGGCTCAGGGCACTGACACCATCTTGGCTGATGAGATGGGCCTTGGGAAGACTGTCCAAACAGCAGTCTTCCTCTATTCTCTCTACAAGGAG gGTCATTCCAAAGGCCCCTTCCTAGTGAGTGCCCCACTTTCTACCATCATCAACTGGGAGCGGGAGTTTGAAATGTGGGCTCCAGATATGTATGTGGTGACGTATGTGGGGGACAAAGACAGCCGTGCCATCATCCGAGAGAATGAGTTCTCCTTTGAAGACAATGCCATTCGTGGTGGCAAGAAAGCCTCTCGCATGAAG AAAGAGGCATCTGTTAAATTCCATGTGTTGCTGACATCTTATGAGTTGATTACCATTGACATGGCCATCTTGGGTTCCATTGATTGGGCGTGTCTCATTGTGGATGAAGCGCATCGACTCAAGAACAATCAGTCAAag TTCTTCCGGGTCTTAAATGGTTACTCGCTCCAACACAAGCTGTTGCTGACTGGGACTCCATTACAAAACAATCTAGAAGAGTTGTTTCATCTGCTCAACTTTCTCACCCCAGAGAGGTTCCA caatttggaaggcttcttggaagagTTTGCAGACATTGCCAAGGAGGACCAGATTAAAAAACTGCACGATATGCTGGGCCCTCACATGTTGCGGCGGCTCAAAGCTGATGTGTTCAAAAATATGCCATCCAAGACTGAACTGATTGTGCGTGTGGAGCTGAGCCCTATGCAGAA GAAATACTACAAGTACATCCTCACTCGAAATTTTGAAGCCCTCAATGCTCGAGGGGGTGGCAACCAGGTCTCTCTGTTGAATGTGGTGATGGATCTTAAGAAGTGCTGCAACCATCCGTATCTTTTCCCTGTGGCTGCAATG GAAGCCCCTAAAATGCCTAATGGCATGTACGATGGCAGTGCCCTAATCCGAGCATCTGGGAAATTATTGCTGCTACAGAAGATGCTTAAGAACCTTAAGGAGGGTGGGCACCGTGTACTCATCTTCTCTCAG ATGACCAAGATGCTGGACCTGTTGGAGGATTTCTTGGAACATGAAGGTTATAAGTATGAACGTATTGATGGTGGGATAACTGGGAACATGCGGCAAGAAGCCATCGACCGCTTCAATG CACCGGGTGCTCAACAGTTCTGCTTCTTGCTTTCTACTCGAGCTGGGGGCCTTGGAATCAATCTGGCCACTGCTGACACAGTTATTATCTATGACTCTGACTGGAACCCCCATAATGACATCCAG GCTTTTAGTAGAGCTCACCGAATTGGACAGAATAAGAAGGTGATGATATATCGGTTTGTGACCCGTGCGTCAGTGGAGGAACGCATCACGCAGGTGGCAAAGAAGAAGATGATGCTGACGCATCTAGTGGTTCGGCCTGGGCTGGGCTCCAAGACTGGATCCATGTCCAAACAGGAGCTTGATGACATCCTCAAGTTTGGCACTGAGGAACTATTTAAGGATGAAGCCACAGATGGAG GAGGAGACAACAAAGAGGGGGAAGATAGCAGTGTTATCCACTATGATGACAAGGCCATTGAGCGACTTCTGGACCGTAACCAGGATgagacagaagacacagaattgcaGGGCATGAATGAATATTTGAGCTCATTCAAAGTGGCCCAGTACGTGGTGCGGGAAGAAGAGATGGGG gaagaggaggtagaACGAGAAAtcataaaacaggaagaaagtgtGGATCCTGACTACTGGGAGAAATTGCTGCGGCACCATTATGAGCAGCAGCAAGAAGATCTAGCCCGAAATCTgggcaaaggaaaaagaatccgTAAACAGGTCAACTACAATGATGGCTCCCAGGAGGACCGAG atTGGCAGGACGACCAGTCCGACAACCAGTCCGATTATTCAGTGGCCTCAGAGGAAGGTGATGAAGACTTTGATGAACGTTCAGAAG CTCCCCGCAGGCCCAGTCGTAAGGGCCTGCGGAATGATAAAGATAAGCCATTGCCTCCTCTGTTGGCCCGTGTTGGTGGGAATATTGAA GTACTTGGCTTTAATGCTCGTCAGCGAAAAGCTTTTCTTAATGCAATTATGCGATATGGGATGCCACCTCAGGATGCTTTTACTACCCAGTGGCTTGTGAGAGATTTGCGAGGCAAATCAGAGAAAGAGTTCAA AGcttatgtgtctctttttatgcgACATTTATGTGAGCCTGGAGCAGATGGGGCTGAGACCTTTGCTGATGGTGTCCCCCGAGAAGGCCTGTCCCGCCAGCATGTCCTTACTAGGATTGGTGTCATGTCCTTGATTCGAAAGAAG GTTCAGGAGTTTGAACATGTCAATGGACGCTGGAGCATGCCTGAACTTGCTGAAGTAGAGGAGAACAAGAAAATGTCGCAGCCAGGGTCACCTTCCCCAAAGACTCCTACACCCTCCACTCCAGGGGACACACAACCCAATacccctgcacctgccccacCTGCCG AGGATGGGATAAAAATAGAGGAGAATAGCCTCAAAGAAGAGGAGAgtacagaaggagaaaaggaggttAAATCTGCAGGCCCAGAAGCCACTGTCGAG tgtACACaaccccctgcccctgcctcagaGGATGAAAAAGTCCTTGTTGAACCTCccgagggagaggagaaagtggaaaaggcagaggtgaaagagagaacagaggaacCGATGGAGACAGAGCCCAAAG GTGTTGCTGATGTGGAGAAGGTAGAGGAGAAATCAGCAGTAGATCTGACCCCCATTGTGGTAGAGGACAAAG aagagaagaaagaagaagaagagaaaaaagaggtgaTGCTTCAGAATGGAGAGACCCCCAAGGACCTGAATGatgagaagcagaaaaaaaatattaaacagcgATTCATGTTCAACATTGCGGATGGTGGTTTTACTG AGTTGCACTCCCTTTGGCAGAATGAGGAGCGGGCAGCCACGGTCACCAAGAAGACTTACGAGATCTGGCATCGGCGGCACGACTACTGGCTGCTGGCTGGCATCATAAA CCATGGCTATGCACGGTGGCAAGACATCCAAAATGACCCACGCTATGCCATCCTCAATGAACCTTTCAAGGGTGAAATGAATCGTGGCAATTTCTTAGAGATCAAGAATAAGTTTCTAGCCCGAAGGTTCAAG